TGTTCGCCGTCGCCGTTGGACATGATTCCATCCCTGTTTTTGTGGAAATTTGCGTCCCCCGAGCAATATAGGAAGCCCGGGCGAAAAAAAAGCCGTCCTGCCTTTCGGGCCACGACGCAAAAACCGCAATCGGTTCAAGCGCCTGTACCCAGGGGCAGTCCGGCCTGCGCGCCCGCCGTAAAGTTACGGGCGAAAGCATCAATTGTGCTGACTGGGAGCATGTCCCCGACATGGCCGCAGCGATGCCACGACCTTGGTCGTTACGCAATCTCAACCATTTGTTAACCTTAACAAAATCGGTTGGCATGAAATTCGCTACACTACAAGTAACAGACGTTCGAATGGACATGATGTCCCAAAAACGAACATGGAGAACGATGCTATGAAAAGCATGGCCGGACTGGAGATATATGCCTATTGGGACACGCTGCGCGGCAATAAACCTGCGCCCCGCCGAGAAGACTTCGATCCCGCAAAGCTGAAACATCATCTCGGCGACCTCTTCATCCTCGTGGACAAGGGAGAAAGAACGCCATTCTTCCGCCTTGCAGGCACACACCTGTGCGACCTGTTCGGCCGGGAATTGCGCGACAGCCCGTTCTCGGATCTGTGGCCGGCGGCAAGTGCCACCTTCCCCTGCCGTGTCGCACGCGGCATCCTGCAACATCAATTGCCCGTGGTGTTCGATATCGAAGCGGAGGACGACCATGGCGCGGCGCCGCTTGCTTTCGAAATGCTGCTCTTGCCGCTAAGTTCGGATAATGACACAGCCCCGAGATTGCTCGGAGCGCTGCTGCCGGAGCGGCCCCGTCACGAATTCGCAGCACCGATCAGTTGCCTCGTCATGAAAAGCAGCCGCCTGCTACGCATGGATATCGCGCCGACAACGTATTCTACAAATGCGCGAACCGCTGTCATGCCGCATGCGGTAACCCGCTGACTGCCGCATCCCACCCCGCATGGTGAGGGTGGATCGCGTATGATCGCGCCGGAATTTCGTACGAAATACGTCAAAGCTGTAACGATTTTGACGATTGCAAAAATTGTAAGGGTTAAACAATACAGTCTGTTAACCCGGGCGGCGTAGAGATTTGTCATCATCACTGGTTACAATTGCGCTGCCATGTTCTCATCACGTTCGGTCAACACTGCCCAAACCCTGCGTCCAGTTGAAGAGGTTCACTTCGACGATCCCGTCCGTGTGTCCTTCACTGGCCGCCTCATGTTGCCCGATCACCAGGAATATGATTGCACCGCAACCGAGATGACCGCCGAAAGAGCGCTGTTCGCCTGCTCGGGCATTGCGCGCAACGGTGATCGCGTCATCTCCTATCTCCAGCATATCGGTCGCATCGAAGGAACGGTTACGGCGCTTACCGCGTCAGGCTTCGTCATTGCCATCAATGCGCCCGAACGCAAGCGGGAAAAGCTGGCCGCCCAGCTCGCATGGATCGCCAAGCGCCAGCTGCTCGGCCTGCCGGAAGACCGCCGCCACGACCGCCTGACACCACGCAATACCCGGGCACATCTGATGCTGGAAGACGGCGTGCTTCTCGCCTGCCGGCTGATCGACCTTTCCTTGTCGGGCGCAGCCATCGAGATCGAAAACCGGCCTCCACTCGGCACCAGGGTCCAGCTTGGCAAGAACATGAGCGGCAAGATCGTACGCCACTTCATGGAAGGCGTTGCGGTAGAATTCGACCGGGTCCAGTCGCCCGACGCCCTGATCGAATTTCTCTAGGTCATTTCTCGTAATACCGTGGAGCGGTATGTCCGTGCGGCAAGTGCGGCATTCGCCAGATCTTGTCACGGCTATCGCTTTCCGGCGCTCCGGCCGTGAGCCGGAATACAGCCAGCCCAAGTCTCTTGGCCGAAAAAGCTTTTCCCGCGACACAGGCGCACATCGATCCGATTCCGGCTAAGGCCGGAATGATGGGAGCACACTGCTTTCGTCTACAAAAATGCCGCTCGTGCATTTGCGCTGACAGTTTAAAATACTGCTTTCCCGCACTTTGGATTCCGCTGAAGCTGACTTCCGTGCTATCCGGTCAGAGTGCCCGGCGCGCTCCATTTCGCGTTAGTTCTCGCGCAAAACCGCACTGAAAAATCCCGCTCCAAGCTTTTTTTCCAAGAAAAAAACAGTTTTCTTGAAGTTTTTTTCGCTGGCTTTTTGCCCTGTCCCGACTTGAAACACCAATCCCAAAACGGGAAATCCGCGTCTTCGATACGCTCCGCGGCCTGACTACCCATCATCGCAAAAATATCTCTGTGCCGAAAATCGCTTTCAATACAGGGGCCTAAATGGCTACCAAAAACCTAAGGTCGAGATGCGTAAAATTGTAATAAAATTTGCTTCAAACACGCGTAAAAACTAACTCGAATACAGTTCAAAACAAGCGCTAATTTGCTGAAATATAAGCTCAAATTGACACGCGCATCTTTCCGCGGGGTCAAAATATACATGCGAGTGTCTCCTCAACACGGGGAGACAAGCAATGAACAAAAACAACCGTTTCGGTTTCTTTCTGATCGCATTCATCGTCAGCGCCATCGCCCATCAGGCCAGCGCTTCGCCATCCGCCGCCATGCGCGTGATCGGCAAGGCCAACCCGCCGATCGGCCACTACGAGTTCTGCCAGACCTATCAGAGCGAATGCCAGCCGACATCGCTGGACAACGGCCCGATGAAACTGACCGAAGAGCGCTGGAAGACGATGCTCGACGTCAACTATACCGCCAACACCACGATCACGCCGATGACCGACATGGAAATCTACGGCGTCGAAGAGCGCTGGGCCTACCCCACCACGGTCGGCGATTGCGAAGATTTCGTGCTTCTGAAGCGCAAGATGCTGATGAACAAGGGCTTCTCCGCCAACAACCTGCTGATCACGGTTGTTCTGCAGCCGAATGGCGAAGGCCATGCAGTTCTGACCGTTCGCACCGATCGCGGTGATTTCGTCCTCGACAACATGCGCAACAAGGTCATGAACTGGTCGGAGACCGAATATACCTACCTGAAGCGTCAGGACACCGCCAATCCCGGACGCTGGGTGAAAATACAGGATGGCCGCGCCACCACTGCGGTTGGCGGCATCAACTGAAGCCATCCAAACCCACGCAAATACCGTCTCCCCAAATGATAAAGCCGGCTCCGCAAGGAAGCCGGCTTTTTCATTTCAATCACATCCATTGACGATTAGAGCAGGCCTAGCTCGGCTAGTTCCCGCTTGAGGTCGGAGGGCATCTCCTCGCCGCCGAAATCACCGCCGCCGAGATCGCGTGGGGCCTCGTTGTCCTTGAGGTAGCGCCAGCCCTGAAACGGCCGCTTCGGCGCAGGCGACGTCTCGATCACCTCGGGGCCGAGAATGAGATCGCAGCGGGTAATCCCGTCGTCGCCCTTGAAGGAACGTATGTCGAGAAGTTTCTGCCGTGCCTGCACCTGGCCCTTGATGACCCAATAGAGCGAACCGCCTTCCAGCAATTCTTCAAGCCGTTTCGGGATCATCCGCGTGGTGTGGACGCTGTGCGGCTCAAGGCCAGCGGCGATCGCGGTCAGCGAGCGATGCGCGACCCAGTCTCTCAAATCCTGGAGTGAATCCGCGCCGACGCAAAGTTTTATAAGATGTAGAGGCATGTGCTTATCAATGCCTTTTTGCGTCGGGCGTCAAGCATGTGGACCATGCCTGACGCCCTGCCCGCTCAGCATTCCACAACGTTGACGGCAAGACCGCCGGTGGAAGTTTCCTTGTACTTGTCGCTCATGTCGTTGCCGGTCTGGCGCATGGTTTCGATACAGGCATCGAGCGGCACGAAATGCTGGCCGTCACCCTTCAACGCCAGGGAAGCCGCCGTTACCGCCTTCACCGCACCCAGCGCATTGCGCTCGATGCAGGGCACCTGCACCAGACCGGCGATCGGGTCGCAGGTCATGCCGAGGTGATGCTCGAGCGCGATTTCGGCGGCATTCTCCACCTGTTCTGGCGAACCGCCCATGACGGCGGCAAGGCCTGCGGCCGCCATGGCGGCAGCGGACCCAACCTCGCCCTGACAGCCGACCTCGGCACCTGAAATAGATGCATTATGCTTGATGATGCCGCCGATTGCGGCCGCCGTCAGCAGGAAATCGCGAACATCGTCAACGGTCGCATCCTCGTGGAAATGCCGGAAATACCGGACCGTGGCCGGAACGACGCCCGCAGCACCGTTGGTCGGCGCTGTCACCACGCGCCCGCCCGCAGCATTTTCCTCGTTCACGGCCATGGCATAGACGCTCAACCAGTCATTCGCCATGACAGGATTGAGCCGGTTGCTGCGCCATTCCTCATTCAGCTTCTCGTAGATGGAGCGGGCACGACGGCGCACCTTCAGGCCACCGGGCATGATGCCGTCCACCTTCAGCCCGCGCTCGATGCAGCCGTTCATCGCCTCCCATATCTGGTCGAGGCGCTCGTTCAGCTCGTCGCGGGAGATTACCGTTTCTTCGTTTGCGCGCTTCATCTGGGCGATGGTGCGGCCGGAGCGGCCCGCCATCTCAAGCATTTCCCGCGCCGTGGCGAACGGATAAGGCACACGCGGACCATTATCGATGGTCTTGCCGCGCTGCTTGATCGCCTCCAGTTCCGTATCGGTCACGACGAAACCGCCGCCGACGGAATAATAGATGCGCTTGAGAAGCAGCCTGCCCTGATTGTCGAAGGCGGAAAAGGTCATGCCGTTGGCATGGCCGGGCAGCGGGTTCTTCTTGTCGAAGACCAGATCCTCGGCTGGGTTGAACTCATAGGAGGGGTGGCCGGGTGGCGACACGGTACCGGCCTTTTCAACCTTTTCGATGATCGGGTCCATGGCGTCGGGGTCGACGAGATCCGGCCGCTCGCCCGTCAGGCCGAGGATGACCGCACGGCCGGTGCCGTGGCCAATGCCGGTAAAAGCAAGCGAACCGTGCAGGCTGACCTTCAGGCGCGACACGGAAGCACCCGCCGGACGCGGCCATTCATCACCGAGGATAAGCGCAAGAAAGCGGTTCGCCGCCGTCATCGGCCCCATCGTATGCGAGCTGGAAGGACCGACACCGATCTTGAAGACGTCGAAGACCGAAAGAAACATGAGGCTTACCTTGAATAAGAATGGATTCCACCGCCATCATATCCAAAGCCGCGACGGATCGCCACAAAAGAGCGGCACCGGCTTTTGCAGCTGCGACATACAGGCCGCAGAAACGAAAACAGCACGGTTTCCAGAGGAAACCGCGCCGTTTCAAAACCCGTCATTCATGAGAAGTGCTTATGGGCTGCCAAAAATGTACGTCAATGCGAGAAATGCGGCAAAGCCTGCAAGCGCGCGCAAGGTGACGGCCCAACAGGATTTCTGAGCGGTTTCTTCCATGATTACTCCAGCTATTCACTCTCCGGGCGATCTTCAAGACCGGGCCCGTTGGGGGAAGCATTTATTAAAATCCGGCGCAGAACGCAAATGCAAAAAGCGGCTAAATGAAGGCGTTTTTGACGGGCTGCCATTCGTCAGTTGCATAGGTGTGTGAAAAAACAAGGCGTTAGATCGGGGCTTTCGGGTTACCCCTTTTTGCCGTTCGCCTCAATTTGAACCAAAGTGTAACCGGTTTATGAAGGTTTCGCACAAACACCTGTTGAAGCCAGCGGCAATCGGCATTCCAGAGTTGAATTTCAGTGTCCGGACTGTTGTGCCTTGAAAGCCTTTCGGCTGTGCCTTATCGACAGAAAACGGCAACGGGATTCGTCATTACATGCAGCAGGCATCATCTTTTCCGGACCGCGAGACGGTCGCATCGAAACTTGCCTCGCTTGCAAGCGAGGACAAGGCGTGGGTGCTGCTTTTGATGGAAAACGTGTTGCAGGATGAAAACCTGCTGGCCGGCCTCAATCTCTATCTCGATCAACAGGCCAACGCCCGCTTCCTCAACAGTCTGAAACTTGAGACATCAGGCGAATGGCTGGGCTGTAACGCCCCTGCCCGCCTGCAGATACGCATCACGGAAGCGGCCAAGGCCAGCCAGCATCCTGCCTATCTGGCCTTCCGCAAGGGACTGACGGCATCGGCAGGCCTCGAAAAGGCCTACCCCAAGGCGCCGATCTGACTTAGTCAGGCACTCTGTCGACGACAGCGATAATTGGCCCCATGGGAAACAGGGAATCGCGCCTTTTCATCGCAGGAATGTCGACACTGGAAATCGTCCCGTCGAGATACAGCGCGTTTGGCGCATCCAGCGCATCCCTGAACAACGTCGCGAAGTCGTAAAAACGCACGGTGTTTTCCGAAATCGCGAAATGCACCATGCCGTCGCGCGACACGCCGACGCCGTTGCGGCGTTTCAGGCTGTCGCTATCGGGCAGAAATCGCGGATGCAGCTTTCCATCGATCACCAGCATCGGGCCGGACTGGGTGGCAAAATCCGGCTTCAAGCCGGCAGAGACATAGGCCTGCGTTTCCAGAACGCCCGCCATTGCACCCTTCAGATAAAACACGCCATTCGGCAGAAGATGGAAATTGCCCCACCCGCCGCCGGTAATAATCGGTGAACGTTCGACGCCATTTTCGACAAAAAGGCCAACGGGAGAATAGTCGGAATGATACATGCCGCCATTCATGGCGAAGATGCTGAACATGTGCTGCCGCCACAGGGCGGAGGAGAGATCGGAGAAGGAGCGATATCCCTCACCCGAGACATGATCGCGGTCGTAAATCCTGATCATGCTTTTCGCCGGATCGAAACTGCAGACGATGTAACGTCCGCCCGCATGCTCCATGGTTTTGCAGAAATCCACCTGTCCGCCCGCCTTAGCCGAAAACGGCAAAAGCAATGGCAGCAGCAAGCCAATCAGTCTTTTCGTCACCAGTCTTTTCATCACGCCCGCTCATGCCCTCTCGCCCCATCTTAATACGGCGCGATTCTTACTTCATGAACTGTGACGGTGAAATCAGGTCAAAGAAAAGGCGTCCCCTTCATTCAGGGAGACGCCAGACCTTGGAGGGGAGAGACTTAGCGACGCGCGGCGCGGTCTACGCTACGACCTGCGTCCTGCGTGGCGTCCACTGCATTTGCCGTATCCCGGCCAACGCCGCGAATGGTATTACCGCAGGAACTCAAGGTCACGACGGTCAACAAAGCCACGAAAACTGTCGAAAGAATACGTGTGATCATTTGAAATAACTCCCCTATGACTTGCCGTCCAAAGGCAAGCGCCGATGTGATATGCGTCACAATAACGTGAGCATTGGAAATCGGTTCCACCGGCGTTTGAAAAAATCCCGTCGGTGAAAATTAACATGGTTGTGAACTTCGCGAGGGAAACTCGGGCGCAGGGATCATGATCGGGAAAATCGTGTGGGTGACATGACTGAGATAAACAATCGGCTACTGGTGATGACGGCGGGGGGGCTGAACCCCAATGTCATGATCAATGCGCTGGCCGCCCGGTTTCCGGATATCCATGTCATCGTGGAGCAGGCGGAAAGCAAATCGGCCATTCTGAAAAGACGGGCACGGCGGCTCGGCTGGATGACAGCCGCAGGCCAGATGGCGACGATGATCGCCTCCCGGCTCGGCAAACGCTTCACTGTTCGGCGCACCAATGAGATCATTGCCGAACATGGCCTCTCTGCCGATCTCGGCCAGGCAGTTCCTGTTACACATGTTGCCTCCCTGAACGACGAAGAGTGCCACAAGGCCATCAACACCTTGCAACCGGCGGCGATCTTCACCATTTCCTGCCGCCTTCTGACACCGGCAACCCTTCAAGCTCTGCGCTGCCCAGTCATCAATTTCCACGCCGGCATCAATCCCGCCTATCGCGGCCAGATGGGCGGTTATTGGGCGCTGGTGGAAAAGGACCGGGGTAATTTCGGTGCGACCGTGCATCTGGTCGACAAGGGCGTGGATACCGGCGCAACCCTTTACGAAAAGCGGCTGAAGCCCTCGCCTTCCGATACCATTGCCACCTACCCCCTGCTTCTGACCGCCGCCTCGGTCGATATTGCGGTCAGCGCTATCGAGGACGCCCTTTCCGGCAGCCTTGCGCCGCAACCGCCCTTGCCTGGCAAATCGGTGCTGCGGTTTCCGCCGACGATCTGGACATGGCTGTGGAACGGCCTCACCAAACGTGTCTGGTGAGAACAACCAGCCATTGCCGCCAGCCAAACGCATGAAATCAAGCTTCGTCGCAGATGCAGGGCTGTCTTGCCGCAACAGGCAAAGACGTGGGCAAAAAAGCGGTG
This region of Agrobacterium tumefaciens genomic DNA includes:
- a CDS encoding PAS domain-containing protein encodes the protein MKSMAGLEIYAYWDTLRGNKPAPRREDFDPAKLKHHLGDLFILVDKGERTPFFRLAGTHLCDLFGRELRDSPFSDLWPAASATFPCRVARGILQHQLPVVFDIEAEDDHGAAPLAFEMLLLPLSSDNDTAPRLLGALLPERPRHEFAAPISCLVMKSSRLLRMDIAPTTYSTNARTAVMPHAVTR
- a CDS encoding PilZ domain-containing protein yields the protein MFSSRSVNTAQTLRPVEEVHFDDPVRVSFTGRLMLPDHQEYDCTATEMTAERALFACSGIARNGDRVISYLQHIGRIEGTVTALTASGFVIAINAPERKREKLAAQLAWIAKRQLLGLPEDRRHDRLTPRNTRAHLMLEDGVLLACRLIDLSLSGAAIEIENRPPLGTRVQLGKNMSGKIVRHFMEGVAVEFDRVQSPDALIEFL
- a CDS encoding transglutaminase-like cysteine peptidase translates to MNKNNRFGFFLIAFIVSAIAHQASASPSAAMRVIGKANPPIGHYEFCQTYQSECQPTSLDNGPMKLTEERWKTMLDVNYTANTTITPMTDMEIYGVEERWAYPTTVGDCEDFVLLKRKMLMNKGFSANNLLITVVLQPNGEGHAVLTVRTDRGDFVLDNMRNKVMNWSETEYTYLKRQDTANPGRWVKIQDGRATTAVGGIN
- a CDS encoding DUF1489 family protein, coding for MPLHLIKLCVGADSLQDLRDWVAHRSLTAIAAGLEPHSVHTTRMIPKRLEELLEGGSLYWVIKGQVQARQKLLDIRSFKGDDGITRCDLILGPEVIETSPAPKRPFQGWRYLKDNEAPRDLGGGDFGGEEMPSDLKRELAELGLL
- a CDS encoding L-serine ammonia-lyase; the encoded protein is MFLSVFDVFKIGVGPSSSHTMGPMTAANRFLALILGDEWPRPAGASVSRLKVSLHGSLAFTGIGHGTGRAVILGLTGERPDLVDPDAMDPIIEKVEKAGTVSPPGHPSYEFNPAEDLVFDKKNPLPGHANGMTFSAFDNQGRLLLKRIYYSVGGGFVVTDTELEAIKQRGKTIDNGPRVPYPFATAREMLEMAGRSGRTIAQMKRANEETVISRDELNERLDQIWEAMNGCIERGLKVDGIMPGGLKVRRRARSIYEKLNEEWRSNRLNPVMANDWLSVYAMAVNEENAAGGRVVTAPTNGAAGVVPATVRYFRHFHEDATVDDVRDFLLTAAAIGGIIKHNASISGAEVGCQGEVGSAAAMAAAGLAAVMGGSPEQVENAAEIALEHHLGMTCDPIAGLVQVPCIERNALGAVKAVTAASLALKGDGQHFVPLDACIETMRQTGNDMSDKYKETSTGGLAVNVVEC
- a CDS encoding phosphodiester glycosidase family protein; translated protein: MKRLVTKRLIGLLLPLLLPFSAKAGGQVDFCKTMEHAGGRYIVCSFDPAKSMIRIYDRDHVSGEGYRSFSDLSSALWRQHMFSIFAMNGGMYHSDYSPVGLFVENGVERSPIITGGGWGNFHLLPNGVFYLKGAMAGVLETQAYVSAGLKPDFATQSGPMLVIDGKLHPRFLPDSDSLKRRNGVGVSRDGMVHFAISENTVRFYDFATLFRDALDAPNALYLDGTISSVDIPAMKRRDSLFPMGPIIAVVDRVPD
- a CDS encoding entericidin domain-containing protein; the protein is MITRILSTVFVALLTVVTLSSCGNTIRGVGRDTANAVDATQDAGRSVDRAARR
- a CDS encoding formyl transferase, giving the protein MTEINNRLLVMTAGGLNPNVMINALAARFPDIHVIVEQAESKSAILKRRARRLGWMTAAGQMATMIASRLGKRFTVRRTNEIIAEHGLSADLGQAVPVTHVASLNDEECHKAINTLQPAAIFTISCRLLTPATLQALRCPVINFHAGINPAYRGQMGGYWALVEKDRGNFGATVHLVDKGVDTGATLYEKRLKPSPSDTIATYPLLLTAASVDIAVSAIEDALSGSLAPQPPLPGKSVLRFPPTIWTWLWNGLTKRVW